In one window of Primulina tabacum isolate GXHZ01 chromosome 8, ASM2559414v2, whole genome shotgun sequence DNA:
- the LOC142553592 gene encoding E3 ubiquitin-protein ligase RHF2A-like isoform X1 has translation MEEANNSENQLTSAAAFVEGGIQEAFDDSCSICLDDFCDSDPSTMTSCKHEFHLQCILEWCQRSSQCPMCLQPISLNDSSSQELLDAVEHERKLRTNRLRNTTSIFHHPTLRDFEVQHLPISASDSELEERIIQHLAASAAMGRARQLARIEGRRSRSSAQGHPHFLLCSTHPNEPSATMVASSVNERDGSSTPPVVRIVASNSSLISIGEDSTQLITGPSSTRGLIAAANQHGVSSTNWRSPTQTSPSGQERVGSSDFQSFSESLKSRVSAWSMKYKESLTRSTRGWKEKLFTRNISASCSSTEVLRDVDHSIAPASRLMDHLEIREEDRTNIASKSGGTVDSSSANPTKQLIIETNVGLSVNDNSTQAPCAASSASS, from the exons ATGGAAGAGGCAAATAACTCAGAGAATCAGTTGACATCAGCTGCAGCTTTTGTGGAGGGTGGAATTCAAGAAGCATTTGATGATTCTTGCAGCATATGCCTCGACGATTTTTGTGATAGTGATCCTTCGACA ATGACAAGTTGTAAGCATGAGTTTCATCTTCAGTGCATTCTTGAATG GTGCCAGAGAAGCTCCCAGTGCCCAATGTGCTTGCAACCTATCAGCTTGAATGATTCCAGCAG CCAGGAATTGCTTGATGCTGTGGAGCATGAGAGGAAATTGCGAACAAACCGACTTAGAAATACCACCTCTATATTTCATCATCCAACCCTGAGAGACTTTGAGGTGCAACAT TTGCCAATAAGTGCGAGTGATTCTGAACTTGAAGAGCGGATTATTCAACACTTAGCCGCTTCTGCTGCCATGGGAAGGGCTCGTCAGCTTGCTAGGATCGAAGGTCGGAGGAGTAGGTCATCTGCTCAAGGTCATCCACATTTTTTGTTGTGTTCCACTCATCCTAATGAACCTTCTGCCACAATGGTTGCTTCTTCTGTCAATGAGAGAGATGGTTCTAGTACACCCCCTGTAGTAAGGATAGTTGCCTCGAATTCTTCATTAATTTCTATTGGAGAAGATTCTACGCAGCTTATTACAGGTCCGTCATCTACCCGAGGATTAATTGCTGCTGCAAATCAACATGGAGTATCCTCTACTAATTG GAGATCTCCTACCCAGACTTCCCCGAGTGGCCAAGAGAGAGTTGGATCATCAGATTTCCAGTCATTCTCGGAGTCTCTGAAATCTCGTGTTAGTGCATGGTCAATGAA GTACAAAGAATCTTTAACTAGGAGCACACGAGGATGGAAGGAGAAATTGTTCACTCGCAATATTTCAGCCTCTTGTTCCAGCACTGAAGTTCTTAGGGATGTTGACCACAGTATTGCTCCTGCTTCTCGACTCATGGATCATCTTGAAATACGAGAAGAAGATAGAACCAACATAGCTAGTAAATCAGGTGGTACAGTGGATAGCTCGAGTGCAAATCCTACTAAACAGCTGATTATAGAGACAAATGTTGGCCTTTCTGTTAATGATAACAGCACTCAAGCTCCTTGTGCTGCTAGTTCTGCTTCAAGCTAA
- the LOC142553592 gene encoding E3 ubiquitin-protein ligase RHF2A-like isoform X2, translating into MEEANNSENQLTSAAAFVEGGIQEAFDDSCSICLDDFCDSDPSTMTSCKHEFHLQCILEWCQRSSQCPMCLQPISLNDSSSQELLDAVEHERKLRTNRLRNTTSIFHHPTLRDFELPISASDSELEERIIQHLAASAAMGRARQLARIEGRRSRSSAQGHPHFLLCSTHPNEPSATMVASSVNERDGSSTPPVVRIVASNSSLISIGEDSTQLITGPSSTRGLIAAANQHGVSSTNWRSPTQTSPSGQERVGSSDFQSFSESLKSRVSAWSMKYKESLTRSTRGWKEKLFTRNISASCSSTEVLRDVDHSIAPASRLMDHLEIREEDRTNIASKSGGTVDSSSANPTKQLIIETNVGLSVNDNSTQAPCAASSASS; encoded by the exons ATGGAAGAGGCAAATAACTCAGAGAATCAGTTGACATCAGCTGCAGCTTTTGTGGAGGGTGGAATTCAAGAAGCATTTGATGATTCTTGCAGCATATGCCTCGACGATTTTTGTGATAGTGATCCTTCGACA ATGACAAGTTGTAAGCATGAGTTTCATCTTCAGTGCATTCTTGAATG GTGCCAGAGAAGCTCCCAGTGCCCAATGTGCTTGCAACCTATCAGCTTGAATGATTCCAGCAG CCAGGAATTGCTTGATGCTGTGGAGCATGAGAGGAAATTGCGAACAAACCGACTTAGAAATACCACCTCTATATTTCATCATCCAACCCTGAGAGACTTTGAG TTGCCAATAAGTGCGAGTGATTCTGAACTTGAAGAGCGGATTATTCAACACTTAGCCGCTTCTGCTGCCATGGGAAGGGCTCGTCAGCTTGCTAGGATCGAAGGTCGGAGGAGTAGGTCATCTGCTCAAGGTCATCCACATTTTTTGTTGTGTTCCACTCATCCTAATGAACCTTCTGCCACAATGGTTGCTTCTTCTGTCAATGAGAGAGATGGTTCTAGTACACCCCCTGTAGTAAGGATAGTTGCCTCGAATTCTTCATTAATTTCTATTGGAGAAGATTCTACGCAGCTTATTACAGGTCCGTCATCTACCCGAGGATTAATTGCTGCTGCAAATCAACATGGAGTATCCTCTACTAATTG GAGATCTCCTACCCAGACTTCCCCGAGTGGCCAAGAGAGAGTTGGATCATCAGATTTCCAGTCATTCTCGGAGTCTCTGAAATCTCGTGTTAGTGCATGGTCAATGAA GTACAAAGAATCTTTAACTAGGAGCACACGAGGATGGAAGGAGAAATTGTTCACTCGCAATATTTCAGCCTCTTGTTCCAGCACTGAAGTTCTTAGGGATGTTGACCACAGTATTGCTCCTGCTTCTCGACTCATGGATCATCTTGAAATACGAGAAGAAGATAGAACCAACATAGCTAGTAAATCAGGTGGTACAGTGGATAGCTCGAGTGCAAATCCTACTAAACAGCTGATTATAGAGACAAATGTTGGCCTTTCTGTTAATGATAACAGCACTCAAGCTCCTTGTGCTGCTAGTTCTGCTTCAAGCTAA
- the LOC142553592 gene encoding E3 ubiquitin-protein ligase RHF2A-like isoform X3 yields the protein MCLQPISLNDSSSQELLDAVEHERKLRTNRLRNTTSIFHHPTLRDFEVQHLPISASDSELEERIIQHLAASAAMGRARQLARIEGRRSRSSAQGHPHFLLCSTHPNEPSATMVASSVNERDGSSTPPVVRIVASNSSLISIGEDSTQLITGPSSTRGLIAAANQHGVSSTNWRSPTQTSPSGQERVGSSDFQSFSESLKSRVSAWSMKYKESLTRSTRGWKEKLFTRNISASCSSTEVLRDVDHSIAPASRLMDHLEIREEDRTNIASKSGGTVDSSSANPTKQLIIETNVGLSVNDNSTQAPCAASSASS from the exons ATGTGCTTGCAACCTATCAGCTTGAATGATTCCAGCAG CCAGGAATTGCTTGATGCTGTGGAGCATGAGAGGAAATTGCGAACAAACCGACTTAGAAATACCACCTCTATATTTCATCATCCAACCCTGAGAGACTTTGAGGTGCAACAT TTGCCAATAAGTGCGAGTGATTCTGAACTTGAAGAGCGGATTATTCAACACTTAGCCGCTTCTGCTGCCATGGGAAGGGCTCGTCAGCTTGCTAGGATCGAAGGTCGGAGGAGTAGGTCATCTGCTCAAGGTCATCCACATTTTTTGTTGTGTTCCACTCATCCTAATGAACCTTCTGCCACAATGGTTGCTTCTTCTGTCAATGAGAGAGATGGTTCTAGTACACCCCCTGTAGTAAGGATAGTTGCCTCGAATTCTTCATTAATTTCTATTGGAGAAGATTCTACGCAGCTTATTACAGGTCCGTCATCTACCCGAGGATTAATTGCTGCTGCAAATCAACATGGAGTATCCTCTACTAATTG GAGATCTCCTACCCAGACTTCCCCGAGTGGCCAAGAGAGAGTTGGATCATCAGATTTCCAGTCATTCTCGGAGTCTCTGAAATCTCGTGTTAGTGCATGGTCAATGAA GTACAAAGAATCTTTAACTAGGAGCACACGAGGATGGAAGGAGAAATTGTTCACTCGCAATATTTCAGCCTCTTGTTCCAGCACTGAAGTTCTTAGGGATGTTGACCACAGTATTGCTCCTGCTTCTCGACTCATGGATCATCTTGAAATACGAGAAGAAGATAGAACCAACATAGCTAGTAAATCAGGTGGTACAGTGGATAGCTCGAGTGCAAATCCTACTAAACAGCTGATTATAGAGACAAATGTTGGCCTTTCTGTTAATGATAACAGCACTCAAGCTCCTTGTGCTGCTAGTTCTGCTTCAAGCTAA
- the LOC142553594 gene encoding strigolactones hydrolase CXE15-like, whose protein sequence is MAHTIVKDSANDADADSTTSPPPHEVEDCRGVLRVYRDGSIWRSNKPSFEIPVNDDGSVLWKDVTFDSTHSLQLRLYKPASPLSTELPIFYYIHGGGFCIGSRTWPNCQNYCFKLASELQAVVISPDYRLAPENRLPAAIEDGYAAVKWLQGQATAEEPDKWLTDMADFSRVFISGDSAGGNIAHNLAVQLRAGSAELAPVRVRGYVYLAPFFGGTVRTMFEAEAPKEAALNLELIDRFWRLSIPVGETTDHPLVNPFGPVSPNLEEMELDPILVVVGGSDLLKDRAQEYADKLKTWGKRIEYEEFEGQQHGFFTLDPDSQPSKKLMLRINKFILEYSA, encoded by the exons ATGGCTCACACAATTGTCAAAGACAGCGCCAACGACGCCGACGCCGACTCCACCACTTCTCCACCGCCGCATGAGGTGGAAGACTGCCGCGGAGTTCTCCGAGTGTACCGCGACGGCTCGATTTGGCGCTCAAACAAGCCAAGCTTTGAAATACCTGTAAACGATGACGGGTCTGTATTGTGGAAAGATGTTACCTTCGACTCCACCCACAGCCTTCAGCTCCGGCTTTACAAGCCGGCTTCGCCACTCTCCACCGAGCTCCCGATCTTCTACTACATTCACGGCGGTGGCTTCTGCATCGGCTCCAGGACGTGGCCCAACTGCCAAAACTACTGTTTCAAGCTCGCCTCGGAACTCCAAGCCGTGGTCATCTCCCCCGACTATCGGCTGGCTCCAGAGAATCGGCTTCCAGCAGCCATTGAGGACGGCTACGCAGCTGTTAAGTGGCTTCAAGGACAGGCCACGGCCGAGGAGCCGGATAAATGGCTGACTGACATGGCTGACTTCAGCCGCGTATTCATTTCGGGTGACTCCGCTGGCGGGAACATAGCCCATAACCTGGCGGTTCAGCTTCGAGCGGGATCAGCTGAGTTGGCTCCGGTACGAGTGAGGGGTTACGTGTATTTGGCTCCGTTCTTTGGTGGAACTGTGAGGACAATGTTTGAAGCTGAGGCCCCCAAGGAAGCGGCCTTGAATTTAGAGCTTATTGACAG GTTTTGGAGGCTGTCAATACCAGTAGGAGAGACTACGGATCATCCACTTGTGAACCCATTTGGACCCGTTAGCCCGAATCTTGAAGAAATGGAGCTTGACCCGATTCTGGTTGTGGTTGGTGGATCCGACCTACTCAAAGACAGAGCTCAAGAATATGCCGACAAACTGAAAACATGGGGGAAAAGGATTGAATATGAGGAGTTTGAAGGGCAGCAGCACGGCTTCTTCACTCTTGATCCAGATTCTCAACCTTCTAAAAAATTAATGCTGCGAATCAACAAGTTCATACTCGAATATTCTGCCTAA